CCTTGAGGGTTGCGCACTGGTGGTGGTCTCCATACCACTGCTGCCAGACATGCTTGACACTTGTACAACGAACAGCGCTTTCCCCCTCTTGCACGAACTCGCTAGCACGACCCTTCGGCAAGAACGCTATCCAATAGCTTGCTTATCTTCACCAAAGACCCCTTCACTTCGGTGGAGATGATTCCCACTTCACCCAACCAAGAGTGTCTTCCCAACGCGGCTATGTTACAAACTTCACTTCCCCAAGAGAAGCTTGTAGCAGGAATAGGCTGAATCAGGCTCaactagctctgataccaactgtcaCGGGCAGAATGCTTTACCCCAATTAAAGCACCCGTGCGGCACTAGTAAACTCTCCCCAAGCTTGAGAATACTAGTCAGCCTTACCCCAAATATGCCAACTTAGGCAATAGAGATGTGCGTAGCGGAAGCTTAGAAAGAACAATCCAAAGAGTTGGCAAACAATAGCCAAAACACTACATTAAATATGTTGTGGGATTACAAACTCAAGCTATGTACAAGtgctctcaaactctctcacaaGATTGCCTCACTTGTGTACAAGAGAGTGCTCTCAAATAGCTCTCAAGGATGGCTCTCAAAGCTCTTGGTATGGTGCTGAACAAATGCCCCAGCACCCCTATTTATAGGCATTCCACCTCCTCAATTTATGGTGGAAAAGCCCTCCCAAACATGTGGCCAGAATTTGCCTTCCAGAAGTTTCAGGGACTAAATGGTAATTTCACACCCCTGGGAAGCTTCTGGATTCTGCTGGCCAACCAGCTCGTGGACCCCTGCTGCTGGTGAGAAATCTGCTGCCCCTGCAGATTTCTGGAAGCTTCTGGGCTGTTCCAGCCTGTTCTGGGCGCCACTGGCCCGTTCTGGGCGCTTCTGGAATTTTCGTAGGCCAACCAGACTCCCCTGGAATTTTCGTTGGCCAACCAGACCCTCCTGGCACCTTCTCGCGCGCCCCCGATGCTTCTGGAACCTTCCCGCGCCTTCCAGCACGTCCCCGAGCCTTTCCGTCTCTGGCAGAATCGAACCTCACTCTGCCTTGCTCCGCAGGCCAACCATCGCTGTGGGCCAACTagctccgtaggccaaccagcgATAGCCCGATCCTTGCGCACGCCCGCCTGCGCTCCCAGCGTGCGCCTGCCTTGCGCGCCAGCCCCGCGCGCCCCGCAGCAGTGCCTGCGCGTCCTGCGTGTCGCGCCCCCGTTGCGCGCCCCGTAGCGCCCCGCGCCAGTAGGCGTCCCGCGGGCCCGTTGCCACAGCGCCCCGCACCCCCTGTGCGTCCTGCAGCTCCAGCACGCCTCGCAGCTCCTACACACCCCGCAGGCCCAGTTGGCTCTCGTAGGCCTACCACGCCTTGCCAACTGCCTGTGTGCCAGCCCGCTGCCCCCGACGCCCACTGCTGGCAGAATTGCCCTGTTGGCAGAATTGGCCAATCCAGCAACCCGTCTGCTGTTCTTCTCCACCGATTGGCCCGTCCCAATAATTCTTGGGCAATTTGGCTCCTTGGGTCGTTTGGCCACTCCCATAGGCCTACGACCACACAATTTTGAGGAGCTCGTGGGTGTGTCACCTTCGGTACGTGACACTAGGAACTTGGTTTTTCACTTGAACCATACAAAATAGAAAGGTTCAGTAAACTGAATAAATATAAAGAGACTAAGTCCAAAAATTATCTTCTTATTAGTggttttttctcttttcatttctccaattattatttaaataaaaaatttatatatgtaaTTTCATTTTCACCCTTCAAGATTttgttttatttgaaaaaataaaaaataaggtgAATCACTTTTcattaatcattaataaaaattataacctCTCTTCCTACGAGCTTTCCTCCCTGTTGTCCGAGCGTACAAAGAAGAATAGTTTAATCTTTCCTCACTAAACGCTATCCAAACAAGCCCTTCTATCCACTACCGTAAACTTTTTGAGTCCCTTCTCCCCCTCGCCTCCCCATCCCCTCCATTACTCTTGGCGCCAATATCAAAAACATGAGATCTTGCAAAATAATAACCCTAATCCCCACATCCATATCTTCCATCGGAACATCCAAACAACATTTCTTCCATCCCAAGCCCTTCTTTCCTTTCCTCTCCCTCAATTTCCATTCCCTCTCTCAATCCCTTGCAGGTCCGCTCTGTGTTTGTATTGCAAGTTTTTATCTTTTCTAATTCATTTCTGGTTTCTTTTCTTCATGCATCGTTGTTGCTGGGTGCAGGTTCCAGTTCCTGCAGACTTCTTACAAGGCATTTTGGGACTTTGCAAGGAGCTGTCTCATTTGAATCCACGGAATTTGCAGCAGACGAATCGCAAGATAACTCCGAGAAAAGCGACACCGTAGAGCACTTGCTGAACCACCGTGATGATGTTTCGGGACTCATGAAAATGGAGAGGAGGACGTCTCCGATTATTGACAGTGGATTCGAGCTCGCACAACGGGTGAGGCGGTGGTTTCCTTACTTGGATAGGTTTAAGTGTGGGAGTGGTGTACATTTGACTAGCGGGGAAGTGTTGGAGGCAGTTGGGCCGTACATAATGGAGGAGAGGAAGGAGAGATTTAGGAGTGCGGTTAAGAACCGGAGCTACTCGGTGTGTCTGGTGGTGGAAGGATTGAGTGACTTTGGGAATGTTTCAGCTACGTTTCGCTCTGCTGATGCATTAGGATTCCAGTCAGTTCATGTGGTCTCGTGCGATAGCTCGAAAAGGTGCATTGGAAATTGAGGTGAAATGGATTGATGCATTTCGTTTCCcccctatttttttttttagatttttgctGAAATAAGGGTGCTTTACTGACTGTCTATTTCGTGCATACACAACTCAAGTTTTGCATTAGAGACCAATTGCAATGGCATGTCATATTGCAGATATTTTTGAGATATTGATTGGTTGAGATGTATGGTTTAGGATACGTTTTAGTTTTAAGCTTACAAGTTCACTGCATTGATTGGTTGGATTTGAGATGAAAATGTTGGCGGCTTGAATCAGAGCGGTTTTCAGTAAAAATCGACACTGGAGTAGGCTCGTGATCTTATCAAATCTGAGTATATGTTGAAGTATTACTAGAAATTGCTTATCCAGCATCCTGTTTAAAATAAATAGCTATCGTACTTGAATCTGGATTAGGAGCAGAAATGTTTCATTGGGACTAGTATTTGATGTTATCATACTTTCTATGGCTTGTTCACAGTGATAAAAGGTGCAATTTAGTTTCTTTCAGCTGCTTTTGATTTTCAGGAAGCCTTGATGGAGGAGTCAACTGTTAATTTACCAATACCATATGAATTCTTCTTGTTGCAGGTACAGAGAAAATCGCCATGTTAGCATGGGTGCAGAGAAATGGTTGGACATTGAACTTTGGGACTCTACCCAAGAGTGCTTTGAAGTTCTAAAATCACGTGGTTATAGAATAGCCACAACACATGTTGGAATGGATGCAGTAATGACCTATCTTTGTGTATTTTGCTAACTTTTTCTCATGGAAGATGGTGTTTAGAGTAAATAGTTAATTATGCAGGTTTCTATGGGAATACAGTTTATCCTTTAACAAACAGAGCAGTGGTTAAATTATGTAGGTATGTCTGACTTTCTTATGCCATGCACAGGTATCTGTTTATGACATGGATTGGTCATGCCCAACTGCAATAGTAGTTGGAAATGAAAATAGGTAACGAACTTTCAAATTATACTATTTGTTCATAAATAGAGCTAAGTATTTTCATCATGCCACTAACAGAGCTCTTATGCATATAATGTCAATGTTTTCAAGAGTAATTTTGTTGTCTACTCTTGTATctctatttaaaatgaaaatgagaCAGATTATTATTTAAGTTTTTCTTAGTTTTTGAAATACCAAGTGAGTCCTGGATTGCAGGGGGATAAGTGATGAAGCCCTGGAACTGTCTGATTTGCACTGCAGTATTCCAATGAAAGGCATGGTAGACTCGTTCAATGTTTCAGTTGCAGCAGGCATCCTCATGCATCATGCTGTTTGTGACAGAAGTTCTCGCCTGGTAATGGTTGTTGCCTAATTAGCCAACTTGGATCCCTAGATTCAAACTTGATGTGCTTGTGTATCAGTAGCTACCAATTCAATCTTCAAGAGTAATTGCTCTAATTAGCTACCAATTCAAACTTGATGTGCTTGTGTATATAGAAAATTGAATTGGTAGCTTCATACACCCAGTGTTTGCGGTCAATTGTTGCAGCTGGTAGAAGGCAGATTCAAATgccaaaacatttttttttcactGCATGTATTTGTCAATGTGCCTATCAGTGTCATAATCTCATGGTGGTAAAACTTTACCTCCTTGGTTCCAGATTTTTCAGATTTACCTGTTTGATCTTCCATTGTTTTCCTTGAGACATAAAAGAAATTCTTTGAAGTCTAAGCATGTTCATTTTCATCCTAAAAATGAGGGTGATCAGGCGCCCTCGTTTAGGAACCAACAGATTTGCTTATGAAAAGGAGAATTATGGGGGGAAGGATCATTATTTTGTCTGATATATTAGATTCATAAGTTCATTGATCATTGACATATGTTGTTAAAGTGTTATGCTTCTGATAATTAAAAGGGTTATCATTAACTCTGATGTTCACAGATCTGATTATTTAtgatattcaatttaaattggaCTCAGTTAAGCCTTAATCCTATATTAATGGAGGTTCATTACTAGTTTCCTTTTTCCTTCCTGTAGGCCAAACTTCTCATTAGCTGTGGCAATTTATTTTGGAAATTAATGGAAATCTCAGTTGTTGCATTAACATTTGCAGGGCTGTCATGGTGATTTGACGTCAGAAGAAAGCCAGATCCTACTAGCAGAGTTCTCCCTGCGTCATAGCAAGAGTGCAATAAGCATCGCACATGAGTATGCAAAGCGCAAGGCAGCTACACCCATGCCAAAGCTTTGATAGAAACATGAGTCACGTAATGTTTTGACTTCTCCAATATCCAACTTTGGCATTTATATTTTAGAAATTCAGAATCTGATGGAGTTCTGGCAATTGGTGTAAATGCTATTGTGGATCCATTTTATGCTGCACCAGACCAAGCTACTTGATTCAAATTTATACAGGAGAAAACCCCAGATTGCTGCTGCATCTGCTAATGAAAAAGGTGAGCACATTAGTTCTTAGTGGCAAGGAACACCTAAACTTGAGGTGTACTTTAACTAAAAATACTGAGTTACTAGGGAACGTTTATTTATTAGTCTGTacttcaaataattttaatatcttaattctatttttttcatGCATAGGAGAATGAAGATAACTTATTCGCCAATTTAACTTTGATAAATTCAAACAGATGtatttaatacttaatttaaatattgaaaccattttttttttgtcatgtCCAGTGAGAAATAAAaatgaaggaaaaaaaagaatgaaGAATGTTAAATATCGAGCAGTAACTCTTAAACGTCACAGTTaaaagaaaaggataaaagTAAACCACGGGACAAAAGGTAATACATATATTATTTGTACATGCATGTATGATTAGAGAAAAACCTCGATTCAGTTTTCAATCAGTCCGATCTGGGTTATGAACGCCGCCTCGGACGGGTGGTTAGACCAAACGCACTCTGCCTAACAAAGGGAGATTGTTTCCTCTCAAATCGACCCACTCTTGAAATTCTGAAATTATGAGCGAGGAACGGAGACAGTTGAACGAAACATTAAACAcgcgtaattttttttttttgaaattattttttagcctTCCCATCATTTCTCCAGATATCAAACTCCATTTATCACCATTACTATCCAAGAATCTTACACTACAATGCCCCAACAAATAACTTGCATATAGTTTTTCTTTGTATTGCATGCTGAAATAGTTCCCGTGCCTTTAATTATTGGTATCTAATGAATTCTGTATTTGAAATCAGCATGTCCGCAGTGAGATGAGAGTGGTTTAATGGATCAGCCCACAATTCACGTTGACGTAATTTGCTCGCCTGATAGAAATTGAATATAAGAGCGAACAGCATATGCCTTGGAAGCACAGGCCTGTGTGCCATGATTCTTGAAGAAGATCACCGGATCCTTCATCAGAGCGTATTACAAAATGGAAAATATACATGCAAATGGAACACTTTTTACTAATGCCAGTAATGTGTTGCATTTTACATGGCCAAACAAGCTTGTACAAAGCTAATGAGGACTAAAATACGAACCAGTCCAATTAAAAGGTCTAACAAACATATCAAATCCTGcgacaaacaaaaaaaaacatatcAAATCAACCTTAACCAAACCCACAACCCAAATATGAAAGAAAACATAAACCCAGTCCATATCCTACTTCTGCAACTGAATCATCGTTCCACCTCCCAGAACACCGAAAAGCAGATTGAGAAAAAGCACAACCAACACTCAGTGGACCCAATCCAACATTTTGATAGAAACAAAGGACATGAGAACCACAACAAAAAAAAGCATGCAAGCAAGGAAAGGAAATTTTAACCAGACAAGAACTCAGAAGAAAAACGATCATAGAAGGAGGCAGTACAATAGAGTTTTAAGCATCTCAATGGCCAACGGACGAGTGACTCATCGGACAAATCAACGGTTCCAAGTCGCAACACCACAAGAAGAAAGCCTCCCCGAAACCACAAGCTAAGCAGTTCATCCTCAAAGGCAGATCCAAAAATAAACTCCCTCTGTTGATATATCCAGAGACCTGCAAGGGTCAATCCCGAGATAAAAACAGTACCCCTACTCTAGGACACagaaaaaacaaacaaacaagaagAGCCAAATAAAGAAAACTCAAATGGAACCGCTTGCACAAAGAATGACAAAACTCTAATTAGCACACAGCCCTTCGCCTTACTCTTGACGTTCTATCCTCTTTTCAATTTTCTCTCTTCCTTCTCTATATCTTGATTCAAATTGTTGTTCTATACATCCTTCATAATTGCAACCCCCTCCAAATACATGGCAGGAGTATAATTATGTCTCGCCCAGCAAGCTGTTGGCATCCTTGGTTTCAGGGCAAGAAAAATAGGGGGGAAAAAAGGTGCACAAGACATGCTTGAATTGTGTCCAGGAATTCATCTGGTATCTCTCTGAGATTATACTATAATCTAGAATTAATGCTTAGATCAGTATCATAAAGAACATCCAAGTAATCAGGCAGTTGCAAAGGATCAATGTGCAGTGTGCATCCTTaggattttattattattattatttgtgagATAGGGGATATGAGAATAAGGGACTTGAACCTTGCTCTCCCACTTTAGCCACTAGACTATGCCTATTATTTAGTTAAACAATCAAGGGCTGAAATGTGCCCCTTTCTTCTCTGCTTTCCAGCAGCAATCCTTCTCTCATTTCTCCTCAtccattttcattttctctccTCCATCCACATACCTCCCTCACATAATGCTAACTCTTAACTCATTCTACATCAAATATGTTCAACTCAATTTGAGCATACTCACTCATTCACTCACTATTTTCAACTCAATTTCCATCATCTAACCCATGAAGGATCAAAACCCGACTTTTATCAGCATTCATCTATAAATTCACGTCAAACACTTGGTGTGCATATAACCGCCTCCAGTAAAGGATTTACTTTCTCATTTCCAAGGTAGCATCAAGACCAGAAGTGCTTATGAGAGTGCTAATATTGAAACCACAGGTTTATGTTCCCATTTTCTTTCCTAAAATTTGTCACTCGCCCGTCGCACTATCACGCGCCCcgattttcaaaagaaaatctCTCCGTCGAATACCAAGCCGAGTCTTTACTCGCAAGGGAAGGGCTCGACCTCTGGGGCCTTTGCTTTGCTTCCCTTCTCTCCACTCTTTATACCCTCCTAACCCTAGCTTCACATCAATGCTATGCTACCCTACAATTAACGCCGACATTTATCCGTATTGATCAATGAACTTACATCGAACATCTACTGTGCATAATCGTCTCCAATAACGGATTTTCCTTCTCACTTTCGTAGATATTGTCAAGACCAAAAACTACTTATGAGAGAGCTAAAATTGAAACAACAAATTCctttttcccattttctttcCTATAATTTGtcgcttttaaaaaaaatcaactgcATATAAGAAAAAGTATCCGAAAAATGTTGAACAAGTAAAGGAAAAGAAACTCAATTttcaatcttttatttttttcaaaaagaataaaagaaaaggaagaattaaATGTAGGGCAATCCCATCGCTATGGCTGCAAAGACTAGAGCAGCCAAGCGGCCATGGCAGCCCCAAGTTTGCTTATTGTGCGCCCGTCGCACTTTCACGCGCCACGATTTTTCAAAGGAACCTCTCCCGTGGAATACCACGCCACCCCTTTACTCACGAGGGAAGCGCTCGGCCTCGGGCGGATTTGCTTTGCTTCTCTTCTCTCCTACTTTTATACCCTCCTAACCCTAGCTTCCTAATCCTCTTTGCCCAATTGCCACTGCTCTTTCCCTTATTTACTCTTTTACCCCaaacttttatttaaatatataacataTTTTAAATCATTAATATAGACTTTATTTAGATCTCGAGCATAAACAGACTATGGGGAAGATGGTGCAGCCAAGATTCGAAGAAACAAGGTAAAAGTCTAAAGTTcggtttttttatttaatttgccCTCCAGTTATAATCGCCGCT
This is a stretch of genomic DNA from Manihot esculenta cultivar AM560-2 chromosome 2, M.esculenta_v8, whole genome shotgun sequence. It encodes these proteins:
- the LOC110609769 gene encoding tRNA (guanosine(18)-2'-O)-methyltransferase isoform X2 — encoded protein: MKMERRTSPIIDSGFELAQRVRRWFPYLDRFKCGSGVHLTSGEVLEAVGPYIMEERKERFRSAVKNRSYSVCLVVEGLSDFGNVSATFRSADALGFQSVHVVSCDSSKRYRENRHVSMGAEKWLDIELWDSTQECFEVLKSRGYRIATTHVGMDAVSVYDMDWSCPTAIVVGNENRGISDEALELSDLHCSIPMKGMVDSFNVSVAAGILMHHAVCDRSSRLGCHGDLTSEESQILLAEFSLRHSKSAISIAHEYAKRKAATPMPKL
- the LOC110609769 gene encoding tRNA (guanosine(18)-2'-O)-methyltransferase isoform X1 — translated: MRSCKIITLIPTSISSIGTSKQHFFHPKPFFPFLSLNFHSLSQSLAGSSSCRLLTRHFGTLQGAVSFESTEFAADESQDNSEKSDTVEHLLNHRDDVSGLMKMERRTSPIIDSGFELAQRVRRWFPYLDRFKCGSGVHLTSGEVLEAVGPYIMEERKERFRSAVKNRSYSVCLVVEGLSDFGNVSATFRSADALGFQSVHVVSCDSSKRYRENRHVSMGAEKWLDIELWDSTQECFEVLKSRGYRIATTHVGMDAVSVYDMDWSCPTAIVVGNENRGISDEALELSDLHCSIPMKGMVDSFNVSVAAGILMHHAVCDRSSRLGCHGDLTSEESQILLAEFSLRHSKSAISIAHEYAKRKAATPMPKL